One Columba livia isolate bColLiv1 breed racing homer chromosome 29, bColLiv1.pat.W.v2, whole genome shotgun sequence genomic window, gaagaagacaGAGCTTAAAGTCCTTTTTCTGGCTAGGTCACCTGGACAGGAGAGaaccaaggaaagggaaaagatgtAGAACTCAGGATACAGGAACAGCTGCACAGACAGAAAATCAGACATTTGCAGTAGCAGCTGTGGGGAACAGATAAAGATCACGTGCGGACCCTGAAACGTGCATTCTGACAATCACAGACAACGGCGATAGAAGTATTTTTCAAGATTACATTCCATGGGGCAGCTAAGAAGTCAAAATCAAGTACAGCTCAGAATACCAAATTTCTGACTTGAAAAAGCATTTGTGCTATGAAATCGCTGTTGCCCTCTGGTAGCTGTGAAGGAAGTGGCTTCTCTGGATGGGTAGGCTGGGTGTCAAATTAGTTCCTAGATTGGCTTGTCCTGCCTCATCCCACTGCAGCTGAACCGCAGCTTTTGGCTCAGCAAGTGAGCACTGTTCACTTTCAGGGTGCTATCTGCTGGTGACCAGCTGCTGCAGTTTCACCCTCCCTCTGCCTAAGACTCCCAACATGAATTAAGATTAAAATACTCATGAGTGAAGCTGGATTGCACCCCATTATCCCCGTGACAACACTCAAACCATTGCTGAGAACTGCTCTGCATACCTGGCTTATACCAAGCCAGACGTGCATTAGCGCTAATGAGTGGAAGATGCGTAACCCTCATCACAGCCTGAGAACCAAGTGAAGCTGGAAAACATCCTATATGATTGTCCAAAAAAGAGCCTACCACCACCTTAAACTGCAAACGAAGCACATAAGTTTGTCATCATCATTATTATAACAACATTGGAATGTACTGGAAAATGGGGTGATTCCCCTGCACGACCAGAACGTCCTCTCGAGAGCGGCCCTGCCTTTGGACATAGCCAGCAACTCGTCTGCAGAGCAaccggtggatgtggtctataccttgacttcagtaaagcctttgacacagtctcccacagcatcctcacagctcagttgaggaggtgtggtgcaTACaatagagcagtgaggtgggttgcaaactggcttaaggagagaagccagagagtggtggtcaatggtgcggagtctagttgaggcctgtatctagtgcagtgcctcagggggccaatattattcaataaattattcaatatattcattaacgatttagacgagggaatagagtgtactatcagcaagtttactggtgacaccaagctgggaggagtggtgacactggaggctgtgctgccatcagagacctggacaggctggagagctgggtggggaataacctgatgaaatttaacaagggcaagtgtagagtcctgcatctgggcaggaacaaccccaggttccagtataggttgggaaattacatattagagagcagtgtaggggaaagggacctgggggtcctggggacagcacggtgaccatgagccagcactggcccttgtggccaggaagccaatggtacctggggtgggttagaaggggggtggctagtagatctagagaggttctcctttccctctactccgccctggtgagaccacatctggaatattgtgtccagttctgggcccctcagttccagaaggacagggaactgctggagagggtccagcgtagggcaacgaagatgatgaagggagtggagcatctcccttatgaagaaaggctgagggagctggggctctttagtttggaggagacttatttataaacattaatgtttataaatatataaatatataaagggtgagtgccatgaggatggagccaggctcttctgggtggcaaacaacgataggacaaggggtaatgggatcaagctggaacacaagaggttccgcttaaatttgagaaaaaacttcttctcagtgagggtgacagacactggcccaggctgcccagggggttgtggagtctccttctctgcagacattcaaaacccgcctggacatgttcctgtgtaacctcacttaggcgttcctgctccatggggggattggactagatgatcttttgaggtcccttccaatcccaaacatactgtgatactgtgaactaaggcaaaagctgctgttttaCAAAACACTCCTGGTGCGAGTGCCTCGAGATCTCATACCAGCCCTCACCAAAGGGCCTGGTTTCTCATGATCGCTTAACAGGGCTCGTAGGAGAGGCCCCAAAGCGGCCACCCAGTCTCACCTTTCCCCGCACGAGGGCTTTGTAGGCAGTGCGAACGATGAGATAGGACCAGATGACGTGCAGGACCTGCAAGGTCACCAGGAGCCCGTTGAACAGCCACCACGAAGGGTAAGGACCGATCAGCTCCCAGCTTTCGAACAGGGTTGTATTCAAAATCCTAAGAGAGACCCAGAAACACGTTTTAGATCGGCTGTGCCGGTAAGACGGCTTCCAGCTCTACATTAAGACGACCAGCCAGATGCACAACGGTTTGTATCTCACTGAAGCGTCTGTTGCTTTGCTCCTGTCAGAGCCGCGATGCAGTTCCTCTCTTGCCAGAGTCAGGAGACAGACTAAAGCTAATTAGAAACATTTGAACTGAGCAACCAACAGGAGACGCGAGCGCTCTGCAATGTGGTTACACAGACGGATCTGCTGCCAATTTGCTTCATAAAAGCACAAGCATTTGTAATAACTTTACAGGAAGTGATGTCAAGCTGCACTGGTCACCAAAACAACCATGAATGCGTTGATACTTGTGCAGCCTTCACCCATATTTAAGGATCAGGAAGGAATTTTGTTCCCAGTTGACCCTTCTCCCTgtgctctcttctcttccctcagATTTTTATAGATTCCTCCTGCCAAGCTGGAACAAGAAACCGCTTTATGGACAAAGCTTTGTGCTCTTCTTTCATTGCTGTTTTGCTGTTCTTGTCTCTGGGAGTTATTGCCGGTACTTCAGTAATTTAATAAACACTGTAGATTTTATGAAGTAGAGAGGTATGGAGAGACCTTTAAAGATGCCAGTAATTTTACACAGCTTTTATTgtttcacaagaaaaacaagccGCTCAAAGAACCACCCGAGTCCCCCAAAATGCAGCTACGGAAACATCTAACTCACAGCTTATGGGTGAATTAAATACAATTCCAGAGATCTGTGGATGTTTTGTGCTACTAATTAGGGAATATACGTGAAATGAAATAGCACAGGGTCTGCAAACTTGCCAGATTTCTCTGCAAAGTTGAGGAATTACATTACAGCCAGTGGAAAGTATATTAAAGATTTAAAGGGCTGCTGAGCAATCGCCTGATGCAAGAACATGACCTCATGACAGACAAGAGCAATAAAAACAATGACAGCTATCTCATCTGTCACTGGAAGGGGCCTGGGAAGACACAGCAATTAAAGCTCTTCCTTATCCAGGCCCCTTCGGTGCATTTACTGGAAAACGAGCAAGAGCTTTAATTGCAGGCCTGATACCAAAGCCTAAGTATTGTTTCTGCCGATTGTCAAGGCACCCAAAAAGAATGGGAGCACAAGCTGTCCCTTGCCTGGGAAATAAATATATGCAGTAAAACCGAAATAAACTAAGTAATAATCAGGTGTGAGCAAATTTTCACCACAGTCTTTCAACAGAAACAAGAAGTGGATAACGGCTCATCAAGAGAACCAGCTCACCGAGCCTGAGCTattgaagacaggctgagagagttggggtgttcagctggggaagagaagctccggggagaccttagtgcagcctttcagtgcttaaaaggggcctgaagaaagatggggacagacttttgagcagggcctgttgggataggacaaggggtgatggttttaaactccaggagggagattcaggctggataaaAGGCAATTGTTGTCCTGAGGGtgctgagagcctggcccaggttggccagagaggtggtagatgaaccatccctggagacatcccaggccaggctggacggggctctgagcaacctgagctgctgaagatgtccctgctcatggcaggggtgggtaaggtgacatttgaaggtcccttcaacccaaattattcCACGATTATATGTGGTGAGAGGCAATCTCATTACAGTGTGATTAGCTATAAGCCATTTAGCCAGAGTTTCAACTCCCAAGAAACCCAAGACCTATTTCAGTCTCTGAACAGTCACGACACAAGCACAGGACACGAGTGTCATAAGAATCAGAAACTGCTGCGATGACTAAGCCAGatactcaaaaaaaaaccccaaacttacCTCAAGAGACTATGCCTCATTCATAACTACTTCCAAAAGTTCTTAAGAGAAGCAAACAACGCTTGGAGTGTTTCAGAGCAGCCAGCGGCTGCCTTGGCTCCAGCTGATGCGCGCTGTCACCGCTGTGCGGCCGCGGGAGCGGGGCCAGCTGTGCTTTGGGAGTCTGAACACTTTTCATGCTCCCTCCGCTGGCTGTTGAGAGGTTTCTCTTCATCTACCTCATGGACCGTACCGCTCTGAACGGCGTTTGGGTTGTCTGCAGCTTCGTGTTGCCTTAAGGGACAGGCTGGAGTGCTTGCAAGGGGTCTAAATACAAAGGTTTTGCTTAAAGgattggaaaaacaaataaaatcttaCAGCTTGAGGTGCTTACCAGAAAGGATAAATGCCCAACCGTGTAACAATGAATACGACACCAAAGAGCATGAAGAAAGCATCGCATAGACGTTGGTACTTGGCATAATTGGCCAGCTTTGCAGCCTAAAAGAGACAAGAAACATGAGAATATTATTCCCTTTGTGAACTCGTGTAATTACCAGGCTGTAGAGCTACAAAAACCCTTCAAGCCATCACATTTGCAAGGGGTTTGGAACATTTAGGGATTATTCTCAGCGCTAAAGCGGTTCTGAAGAAAAGCTGACAAGGCAGGATCAGCAGCGCAAGTTTTATGGCATATTTAATGCAGTTTATCAGGAATGGGAAAGGCAGCTCGCTCCTTTGAGACCACACTGGCAAAGACGGGAAAGGAAACTCACCTCTAACAGAAAATCTGATGCGTCGTGGAGGCACAGCACCAGAGTTCCAACCCGCACCATGTTATTCATGTAAGAGAATGTAATGAGACCAATTGTTGCCAAATGATGGACGAACATAATCAGGAAGTCCTGgaaatagggaaaaaattaatgaagaatCTTTGGCTGTCAAACAGTGGGGAACATAATTCACTTTGGTAAAGTCAGAGTACAAAATTCAACATAATAAACAGTAGCATAGATGCTGTTATCACTCTTTCTGCAGCTACAAGATATTCTGCAATGCCTCACCTGCTAAtattgtacagaaaaaaatcccaggcCAATGTTCTTTCTGAACAGTCAATGCAAGAACTGGGCTCATTTGCTACTTTGCACTTTGTACAACAGAAGCAATAAACCATGATTTACTACGAACTGTTTTCCAACAGCAACAATAAGCCAAACCCTGGAACGCAGTGCAATGGAATTGGATTCCGGCAATTGCGACAAGTCATCATTCTGCTACACACATGAAAAACTCCTTTCAAAACAACATTTAttattgctttgtgtttgtCATTTTCTCAGCCAGCTCAGCAAGGTACTATGTGAGCATTtcattttcaggttttcttgTAAGCTTTCTAATTAAATCTGCTTTTTATGCAATTATTTAGTAACTTTTTATTGGGAGGTATTGAGTGACCGTTCTTTCCTGGGAGGTGAAAGGGACACTCAAGGATACAGCGGGTTGTGTATCAGCCTCGCTCCTCCCTCGTCTCCAGGGCTGGGCAGTGATTAGAGAAGGAGGCAGACTACACAAAGATGggaatgaggaagaaaacacagatattACTGTGCTTTAACTTTACCGGCCAGGCACGCTCACATTTTTTGGTAATCTATCTATTTAGCAAAGCAATCAGTGCAATTCTGCTTCATCTCACCTTCCGTTTAATGTCTGTAAACTGAGAAAACataagagaccagtagaaggcCAGCTCCaagatataataataataaagcctgGATGTTAGAGGCTGGAAAACAACGAGAGAACAGTTAGAAAACAAATACTTCAAAAAGTACATTAAAATgaactttttccttctttcccatcCCGCTCTGTTTCTTTAGAATACCGACACGTACGTTAAAAGATCCAGAATTAAGGTTTAGTAAAAACAAGCTTAAGCACCAGACATCTTACTCCGGGCTTAGTCACACATACTTGTGTGTTTGAGCTTTATTCACAAGGAGCAAGATTCCCCTGTCAGTATTTACAGCTCCTACTTGATCAGAAAAGCACAGACTGGCTGAGCTCCACACAACCAGACAGCATGAAAACAACACTGTAAATAAGTTACCAGTATAATTTAATGCATGATTTATGCAGCATCCACCCCACGGaataacaaaaaccacacaagtCTGAGTTTCAATCTGCTACCATTAACAAAACACCACCCAGAATTGTACAAAAAGCTGGAATCTGGTGTTTCTATCCTACCTGAAAAGGGTAGTTGTACCAGCACTGTCGTGTGTCCCAAAACCAGGGTGCCTAAAAAGTACAAGGTAAGTTATAATTCCgggtttattttcttcccaatCACATAAGGCAGTTGAGCACCACAGGACTGTTTGGCTGCaatctccagcagttccctgtccttctggaactgaggggccacaactggacacaagattccagatgtggtctcaccagggcacagtagaggggcaggagtcTGTGTCAAtaccttactcaagtcaagggaGATCAcctccactgctctgccatcatccatctatcttgttatgtcctcacaaaagtcaatgaggttggtcaagcacgacttccccttggtgaagccatgctgactgcccctcaTGACCCTCTTagccctgatatgccttgagatggcaccaaggagaagtcgttccatcagtttcccagggatggaggtgaggctgaccggtctagagtTCCCCGgctcctccttcttgccctttttgaagactgcagtgacatttgctttcccccagtcctcaggcacctctcccgtttcccaagacttggcaaagatgatggagagcggtccagcaacgACCTcaggcagctccctcagcacccgcgggtgcaccccatccggacccatggatttatggatgtccagattgcctaagtgctccctaacccagtcctcatcaacccaggcaaactcctccactgtcctgccctcctctggggcctcagcggtgcgggatcctcaggacagcctccggcacaGCAGACACAGACAAAGAAGgtgttcagtaactctgccttctctgtatcttctgtcaccagggcacccacctcattcatcagtggccTACActgcctctgctgttagttttatctgccacatactggaaaaagctcttcctgttgtccttgacccctctcaccaggtgtaattctaaggaggtcTTAGCTTTCCtcgttgcctccctacaccctctgacaacagccttatattctccccaagtggccagccccccCTTCCATGATCTAGAAACTcccctcttccacttgagcacacccagcagttccctgtttaaccacgcaggtctcctggctcccttccttgacttctaTGTGTCGGGACGCTCagatcttgtgcctggtagaaacagtccctgaacatcaaccaactatcttgggcccctttaccttcaagcagccttgcccatgggatttcccccagcaattgcctgaaaaggccaaagtttgccctgctgaaatccagggttgcaaatctgcttgctatcctgctcctgccacaggagatcctgaactccaccatctcatggtcactgcaaccaaggcagccctcaacctttaccgcttcaaccagccCCTTCTTgtcagtgaggatgaggtccagcagtgcacctctcctagtcggctcctccaccctttgcatcagaacgTTATCATCAAGAGATAGAGGGGGAGACAGAACTCACCGTCCAGAGGAACCTGAGTccataaaaaaatatacttaaataaaatgtaaaccTCCACctggaaagagaagcaaaaattaAACTCAGAAATAGCTTCTGGTTAACATTTATAACAACAAATGAAAAGCTTTCACCCACCAATGGTAATCCTTCACTTTTAAATGCTTAATGTAAGAATAAACCTATTGAAGAGTTTTCACACCACACACTAGTTTGCATCAACAGCAACATTTGAAATAAAGCTCAGAGTGAACACGCATCATTCATATGTTTTAATATACAATAAGATAACAAGACAAGTTCTTGTTATCCAGAAGGTATCCTAATAAATGTATTTGTCCCTCTTACCTTGTGGCTTTAAGTAGACAAAACCACACTGGGGGGGAGAATTAAGATGAAGAAAGTTActggaaaggagagaaagcagcacagaagaaataagTCAGGAAAAGTATTCAGATGCTACTACACTAACAGAAGTAAATGCAAGTGTTCAGGAGGAgataaagaacaaaagaatgaagtgaaatgaaattaaaaacccCAAGACACCAGCTTAAATCAGCAGGTGAGCAGTGTCAGTTCGAAAAGAACACACGGCTGGAGTTTAAGATGAAGCCACATCTTGGCCTCTGCACAAACATACATGCTCTCACAAAACTTGGTGAGGGTGGTGGGTTTGTCCTGGTTCCTCCGCTGCCGAAACCAGCGCTGGATCTTTCGAACGTCCCAGTCCAGCTGCTTTGACAGGCCTTCTAACCTTTTTCCATCTGGAGACTGAGGGGAAAATGAAACAAGGgtcatttctgctgcttctcaacCCGCTTTCAGTCCGAGAACCCTCCGGACTATGATAGAAATGATGCAGAGAACAAAAACCGCACACTAGGAAGGCACTACACCCAGACTAGAGGCAGGAACCCATCGCCACAAATATTAATTCAAGTTTAGTCTTCATAAGCCACTAATTACTTAATGACTCAGAATGCTTTTGGTTTAACATTTCCTCATCTATTTCATCATTCGACAGCACGTCACGACAAAGAACGCAATTGTTCTGTTTCTTAATTTGGGGGGAGGAGGTTTTAAAACGTCCTGTCCAACCTGTGAGAACTTGCACATCAATTCAAACAGTCCAGAACTCGGGAAGATCAAAGCTGAACACATGGAACGTTGCTACTCACTGCAAGTTTAAGGAAACTTTAAAGTGAAAGTCAGTTTAACACATCAGATATTTGAATATTCCCAAAGGGCATCGTAGAGACGGCATCATTTCTGTTATCTAAGTTTATGAAGAACATTAAATTGATCTACAGTGATCtcccttgacttgagtaaggcattgacaccgtctcccacagcatcctcacagctgaactgagggagtgcggtctggatgagcgggtggtgaggtgactgcgaactggctggagggaagaagccagagagtcgtggtcaatgggcagagtccagttgaggcctggatccagtgcagtgcctcagggggcagtgctggggccgggattgttcaatatattcatcaacaatttGGAGGAGGGAATaaagtgactgtcagcaagtttgctgatgacaccaagctgggaggagtggtgacactggaagctgtgctgccatcagagacctggacaggctggagagctgggcgggaacaatttaatgaaatagaacaagggcaagtgcagagtcttgaatgtgggcaggaacaaccccaggttcagtgtaagttgaggaatgagctattagagagcagtgtagggaaaagggagctgggggtcctggggacagcagggtgaccatgagccagcactggcccttgtggccaggaagccaatggtacctggggtgggttagaagggggtggtcagtaggtcagagaggttctcctgcccctctgctctgccctggggagaccacacctggaatattgtgtccagttgtggcccctcagttccagcaggacagggaactgctggagagagtccagcgcagccaccaagatgctggagggagtggagcatctcccgtgtgaggaaaggctgagggagctggggctctggagctggacaagaggagactgaggggggactcattcctggggatcaagatggaaagggggagtgtcaggaggatggagccaggctcttctggtgacaaccagtgacaggacaaggggcaatgggtgcaaactggaacacaggaggttccacttaaatttgagcagaaactgcttctcagtaagggtgacagaacactggaacattctgcccagggggttgtggagtctccttctctgcagacattccaacccgcctggttcctgtgtaacctcatctgggtgttcctgctccggcagggggattggacattctgtgattctgtgattttcattATTAAGACCACGACTTTGCTGTAATTCCATCACAACCGGATCTTGGTGCACTTTACTGGGCTTTAATGGTTCGGGCTCCCTGGCACGTCTGCATTGGAAGCGAATTTACCTCAAGGGTGGATTTTCAGTGCTCCGATTTCAGAAGAGCAATGAAACCCTTCCCCTGCAGCAGTGCCGCCCCACCTTGGGAATCTCCAAACCCAAGAGCAGACACTCGCGCATCGGTTCAGATATATGCAGCTCTGTTTTCATAAACTGGATACATTTTGCACATTCATTTCAAGGACATCCTCCCCACAAACAGCATCAAATCATCGGGACTTTCCAGTTCACACGTCATTCCAAATACCTCAAAACTTTAACGTTCCCATGAGGAGAGTGTTAGTGAGGTTTTTAAAGCCTTTCGCTTCCATTCACTGAGTGCTTTATCTCTTCCACTCAGGATGAAGTTCAGCATCACATCAGAACATAAAACCCTCTGTTTAGTTATGTTTAACTCAAATCTATCGTGGTACCTGCCTGGATTTCACTGTCAACGTTCAACAGAGCACAGACAGCTTGAATTCTGTAATTCTGAAGTGAAGAATTGTCAGCTTAAGTGAGAGAAAGGCCATGAAACAACCAAAAGAAACACCTACTGTCAACAGAACACAGAGCCATGGACTGAACACTTCCCCTAAACAACTGGTGTTGTCCGATTCCACAACAGACAGCacaaagaagaggaaggaattCCCACAACTGGTCAATAAAACCAGCAAAGGAACAGATCTCAAGGAAAAGAGCAGCACTTTTCCAATAGAACGTGAAAGATACTGGGAAATTTCTTGTCGAACCGAGAATTACCACTTGCTACAATTTGCACAAAGGCAGGGAACTAAAGGAAGGAACCTTGTAGCTTTCTAAAAAGAGAACAGTTTTTATTAAAGACTCTTCAGTGTTCAAAAGCACAGgccagacatttttttctttgctacaAGAAGGATGTGccagaggcaaagaaaaataagaaagggcACACTCAGTGTACGTGCACAGCGTGAAATgcgtttcacagaatcacagagaatcccagagtgtcaggggttggagggacctggaaagctcatccagtgcaatccccccatggagcaggaacacccagatgaggttacacaggaaccaggcgggttggaatgtctgcagagaaggagactccacaaccccctgggcagcctggtcctgacactcccctttccatcttgatccccaggaatgagtcccccctcagtctcctcttgtccagctccagagccccagctccctcagcctttcctcacacgggagatgctccactccctccagcatcttggtggctgcgctggactctctgcagcagttccctgtcctgctggaactgaggggccacagctggacacaagattccaggtgtggtctccccagggcagagcagaggggcaggagaacctctctgacctactgaccacccccttctaacccaccccaggtcccattggcttcctggccacaagggccagtgctggctcatggtcaccctgctgtgcccaggacccccaggtctctttccccaAACTTCTCTCAAACTAGAAAAGTGGAAACAAAAAGCTGCCCCACATTCCTACTTACAGGTGTCTGTTTCCAGCAGAATTAGAAGCAGGACTCACCTTGGTGATGGATGTAAACACTTTCTCTAAAATTGCATTGGGCTGAGCTCTGTGAGGTCCACTGTCTTGAATGCCGAGTTTTATGGCACATGGCTTAGCAATAAACCTGAAAAAGTTCCAAAGAAAGAGTCAGATTAAAACAAGATCCTTATTTCCCTACTCTGCCTAAATCACAAGGAGCCCAACCTGTCACCAGCTGCAAAACACATTCTAAAAGCTTTTGAACATTTGTACTCACTTTGCTTAAAGAAACTTAACAGGTGAAGTAATATATTGTATTAGTGCAAGTGGTAATTGCAGACAGCACGTAGAGTACATGTagctaaaataaaaagttaaatctGAATGTCCTCGGCTTATAAGGACAGAATGTGTTCCCCCGAGTGATTCTCATgacttggaaataaaataatacatcaCTGATAAGAAACCTTGTAGCCCTATAaacaaaatgctgcatttccagAAGGCGTCCCCGTGTCACACAGCTCAGAA contains:
- the CERS5 gene encoding ceramide synthase 5: MAAAALRAWFWNERFWLPHNVTWADLAGEPGPPGSGLQYPRAGHVLSAFPLALGIFAVRLLFERFIAKPCAIKLGIQDSGPHRAQPNAILEKVFTSITKSPDGKRLEGLSKQLDWDVRKIQRWFRQRRNQDKPTTLTKFCESMWRFTFYLSIFFYGLRFLWTAPWFWDTRQCWYNYPFQPLTSRLYYYYILELAFYWSLMFSQFTDIKRKDFLIMFVHHLATIGLITFSYMNNMVRVGTLVLCLHDASDFLLEAAKLANYAKYQRLCDAFFMLFGVVFIVTRLGIYPFWILNTTLFESWELIGPYPSWWLFNGLLVTLQVLHVIWSYLIVRTAYKALVRGKVSKDDRSDVESSSEEEDVTSNSTKGVLSTSSNGSNRSNGHVASGQWTEEE